Proteins from a genomic interval of Rhodococcoides fascians A25f:
- the ftsE gene encoding cell division ATP-binding protein FtsE: MISTSNVSKSYKTSTRPALDKVTVSIDKGEFVFLIGPSGSGKSTFMRLLLKEETPTSGDIHVADFHVNRLAARRVPRLRQSMGCVFQDFRLLQQKTVVENVAFALEVIGKPRSMIKRTVPEVLDLVGLGGKSDRLPNELSGGEQQRVAIARAFVNRPLVLLADEPTGNLDPDTSQDIMLLLERINRTGTTVLMATHDNHIVDSMRRRVVELDNGRVVRDEARGVYGVGR; the protein is encoded by the coding sequence GTGATCAGCACCTCGAATGTGTCCAAGTCCTACAAGACCTCCACCAGGCCCGCCCTGGACAAAGTGACGGTCTCCATCGACAAGGGTGAGTTCGTGTTCCTGATCGGCCCGTCCGGTTCGGGTAAATCGACGTTCATGCGGCTGCTGCTCAAGGAGGAGACGCCCACCTCCGGTGACATTCACGTTGCCGACTTCCACGTGAACCGGCTGGCGGCCCGTCGCGTCCCGCGACTGCGGCAGAGCATGGGCTGCGTCTTCCAGGACTTTCGTCTCTTGCAGCAGAAGACCGTGGTGGAGAACGTGGCATTTGCGCTCGAGGTGATCGGCAAGCCGCGTTCGATGATCAAACGCACCGTCCCCGAGGTTCTCGACCTGGTGGGACTCGGCGGCAAGTCCGATCGTCTGCCGAACGAGCTGTCCGGTGGTGAGCAGCAGCGTGTGGCGATTGCCCGAGCTTTCGTCAATCGCCCGCTGGTCCTGCTTGCGGACGAGCCGACCGGAAACCTGGATCCCGACACCAGCCAGGACATCATGTTGCTGCTCGAGCGCATCAACCGCACCGGAACCACTGTGCTGATGGCGACCCACGACAACCACATCGTCGACTCGATGCGCCGCCGCGTCGTCGAACTCGACAACGGACGAGTCGTTCGTGACGAGGCCCGCGGGGTCTACGGCGTCGGGCGCTGA